In Nocardia yunnanensis, one DNA window encodes the following:
- a CDS encoding cutinase family protein — protein MRLKNVVAAAGAAASVLMSGIVLGSAPATADPGAGCPSFYTVAVPGTWETGHDKDPKPGMLAGVTNGLPGEVDYVTYAATALPWEGAVYAASKKEAVDNARGLVQDMGARCPGTKIAITGYSQGADAAGDLAAEIGTGHGVVPPDRIAAVALISDPSRSPLDAQIGPIAPGAGAGGPRAGGFGWLSDKVRTVCAIGDLYCSTEQTDFVTRFAGFLAQASNPNNFNPWQAQLQLGSIVNDLMAQGGLPTLQAQLAEGADSEYAHQLEQFYRSGTHTSYGGYGVGGGQTALTAMHNWIASNV, from the coding sequence GTGCGGTTGAAGAATGTTGTCGCGGCTGCCGGCGCAGCGGCGAGTGTGCTCATGTCGGGAATCGTGCTGGGCAGCGCGCCCGCTACCGCCGATCCGGGAGCCGGATGCCCGAGCTTCTATACGGTGGCGGTGCCGGGCACCTGGGAAACCGGGCACGACAAGGATCCCAAGCCCGGCATGCTGGCCGGGGTGACCAATGGTTTGCCGGGTGAGGTCGACTACGTCACCTACGCGGCCACCGCCCTACCGTGGGAGGGCGCCGTCTACGCCGCCTCCAAGAAGGAAGCCGTCGACAATGCCCGCGGCCTGGTCCAGGACATGGGCGCGCGCTGCCCGGGCACCAAGATCGCCATCACCGGCTACAGCCAGGGCGCCGATGCCGCCGGCGATCTCGCCGCCGAGATCGGCACCGGGCACGGCGTGGTGCCGCCGGATCGCATTGCCGCGGTGGCCCTGATCTCCGATCCGAGTCGCTCGCCCCTCGACGCCCAGATCGGCCCGATCGCGCCCGGTGCGGGTGCGGGCGGTCCGCGCGCGGGCGGCTTCGGCTGGCTCAGCGACAAGGTCCGTACCGTGTGCGCCATCGGCGATCTGTACTGCTCCACCGAGCAGACCGACTTCGTCACCCGATTCGCCGGCTTCCTGGCGCAGGCCAGCAACCCGAACAACTTCAACCCGTGGCAGGCCCAGCTGCAGCTCGGGTCCATCGTCAACGACCTGATGGCCCAGGGCGGTCTGCCCACGCTGCAGGCGCAGTTGGCGGAGGGCGCCGACAGCGAGTACGCCCATCAGCTCGAGCAGTTCTACCGCAGCGGCACCCACACCAGCTATGGCGGCTACGGGGTCGGGGGCGGTCAGACCGCGCTGACCGCCATGCACAACTGGATCGCCAGCAACGTGTAA
- a CDS encoding histidine phosphatase family protein — MQLILVRHAQPQRLLGSSGPADPDLTAVGVEQAGRMPAALAHHRIARVVSSPQLRARETARPTAEKLGLDLEIRDGLAEYDRDLPMYIPIEDAQQEFRETYARIKAGYLPEQIDGAAFVARVRAAVEEIVAAADPADTVVVFAHGGVINVLLQDVLGLARPLTFPIDYCSITRILYSRTGSRTVATVNENGHVWDLLPRAQRPRT, encoded by the coding sequence GTGCAGTTGATCCTCGTCCGCCATGCCCAGCCGCAACGCCTGCTGGGATCCTCCGGCCCGGCCGACCCGGATCTCACCGCCGTCGGCGTCGAACAGGCCGGGCGGATGCCGGCCGCGCTGGCCCACCACCGCATCGCCCGCGTGGTGAGCAGCCCGCAGCTGCGGGCCCGCGAAACCGCCCGGCCCACCGCGGAGAAACTCGGGCTCGACCTCGAAATCCGCGACGGGCTGGCCGAATACGATCGCGACCTGCCGATGTACATCCCGATCGAGGACGCGCAGCAGGAATTCCGCGAGACCTACGCCCGCATCAAGGCCGGATACCTGCCCGAGCAGATCGACGGCGCGGCCTTCGTCGCCCGGGTGCGCGCGGCCGTCGAGGAGATCGTGGCGGCCGCCGATCCGGCCGACACCGTCGTGGTCTTCGCGCACGGCGGGGTGATCAACGTGCTGCTGCAGGACGTGCTGGGTCTGGCCCGACCGCTGACCTTCCCCATCGACTACTGCTCGATCACCCGAATCCTGTACTCCCGCACCGGCTCGCGCACGGTCGCCACCGTCAACGAGAACGGGCACGTCTGGGATCTGCTACCGCGCGCCCAGCGTCCGCGGACCTAG